The genomic stretch TAAGAAAGCAGCATCGTTTAACATAAAAGAACAAAGATTCTATTCATTAAGAAAGCAGCATCGTTTAACATAAAAGAATAAAGCTATGTGGTCATATTATGACCAGCCATAAATGgattaaatagcaaaataaatcaatttttttttaattttcgatttaatactacttgattttacttttatatcatttcatttttattatttgttacCCAACATGTTACTGCTGCTATTTCGTAgcttttgctcaacttattactattGTCATTTCTttattgttgctcaacgtatacagtaattcgtgataccAATGTATTTTACATAatgaaattcaaagataagtaccaactcacaagttcattcacggtaattctaatttttttttatacatgtaaatggactaaattaactctttatggctggccataatatgaccatttagcatcactcaacATAAAAACATCAATAGATGTAGacaatgaattttttttctcattatgATAATTGCATACTAATCCAAGCCCCGCGGATATTACCAAAATTCATGGTTTTTCAGATAATTTGCACTGTTAAGTCCATTTATAGCAAAAAGCAATGCATCAAATTTTAGTAATTTGACATCCTTATTGAGAATGAGTAAACAATGCACATATAAAATATGTGGCAAAATCTGAAGTCCAACAATTAACAACTGCCTTAGATCTGTTGGAGGATGACGTCGCCACTAGAAACGTCGAACTCGGAAGGAGCTTTCTCGATGTTCAGAGCTTTAATCTTGCCGTCATCCACATAAGCCGACCACCTTCGTGTAAAGAGCGCAAAGGTTAGTGAAGATGGATCGATATGGTTTGATTTTTGGAATAGAACCAACCGGATTAACTGAATATCATCGCGCAGCCACATAGTGAAAATACCTGTGGGATCGAGGTCCCAGTAATGCAGCGGATAGATCTATCATCAAGTCAAGCTTCTTGTGGAAGCTCCCATCGAAATCTCCATAAAATTCAATCTGCAACAACACAAGATGAAGACCCAACACACAGTCAATATGCTCTTCAATAGCACGAGCATAAGATGAAGGAATAGGATCAGCCATTCTTTAGGCCCGAGATAACGGCCCTTGCTATAGAAAGGGACCAAAATCGTTAGCTAATGAGGCTGACTAATAGATACCAAAGGAAAATAGCATGTATTCAGACAAGGCATTACCAAATACTTAAACCACAAAACGAACAAAATCCTTAATTCTCAACCTACACGTCTAGAACAAAGTGATTGGAGCACGATATTGATAACAGACTTGATGAGTTACTACAGCTCTATCAAGGCCATATAGATGAAATCAGTATCTGACATCTTTATCAACAGCTCATCTTTCTCAAGCAACAAAGTTTTTTTCAGTAAATGTGAAACTTACAGCTTCTTTAGCTTGAAGTTTTTCAGCCCAGGCGTTGATTGTATAGGGATCGTTGACAGCTACACATATAACCGAATCAATTCCTTTCATCTTGAAGCTGTCGATATTTCTATTGTAGCTAGGGACATGTTGTGCCGAACACACTCCAGTGTATGCTCCCTAAGGGTGTAAAACCAAACTCAATCAATATGCAGAGAGACAGATTAAATTACCCTCTTTTTCTCAAAGAAAAGGcaaaatgatagaaaaaatGATGGCTAAAACGAACATGGCTTCATGCTACTATCTCACCTAATATATTGACAGGAGAGGAGATTGCATACACAATTTTTTAACAGATTCAAAATTTAGAGAGTTGAACTTCTAATAATATACTTCCATGAGCTTAACCAAGCAATCCATGGTAACCTCAAGAACATAATATAAAGATTAGTCGTTCTCGATGTAATCTTTTATTCTTCGCATTTGAGCTATTTTCTTGAGTGACTTTTACTGGATTTTGAAACCCATTCAAACCATTGACTGATTGACTTATAAAACTATCTAATGAATTTCTTCAAAATGTAAAAGATTCATTTCAACACGACAATCTAAATCAATCACaaactatattaaaataaaagcatGAATGAACAATTCTAATCTCCTAAATCAACATCACAATGCTACCTAAACACACGAATGAATAAtcaaaagaaaaggagaaatcGATCCGAATAACTCACCGGAAGCCCAAAGATAACAACTTTCTTGccctgaaaaaaaaacaaaataaatagaatTCCAAGTAATCCACTCGAAAACCCTACAAAACCCCCAAAATTAAACTTGGAAAAACAGAATGATTTTCACCACATTTATTACGGATGGAATGAATTAACCTTGAAAATGTCTGTGAGTGGAGTGGTGGCGAATTTGGATGACACGCCTTCGTCCCAAGAGCGAGCTCTCTGGAGGGAAACATCCGATGCGGCCGAAATCAAGTCCGAGCCCACTGCAACCGACGCGAATGCCCTTGATGCTTGGAAACCGCCGATCGCTGAGTTAATCACCGACGTTCGCTTCAGCAATGCAGAGAAAGCCATAGCCATTTCTTCAAATTTTCCCCTTTTTTTGGTAGCGCAGTGAAATGAGAGGATATATACGTTTCGCGTTTTATTTCGACAGCTAAAATCGTGTttcattctttattttctttgtcgatttaattttttgtcaaaatactCTTTCCATCCCATTTTTACAGCCAAGAGTTACTATTTCTGTTTTGAAAAATCAACttagaattaaataataaaactattCTTAATCTCTTTATTTGTATTAACCAATTAAAGAATGTTCTAAGCAGGGACGGATGTAGCTCATAACTAGTATgggcaaatgccccacctcaaaattcatcacatatataaaaattatacattataaaattaatttgctTTAATATCTCACTATTTGCCCCTGTTAAAActctttaattttgtttatgtaTAACTTTGCCCCTCTCTGTATAAATTCATGGGTCCATCCCTGGTTCTAAGTTACTCCACTAACTAACATTATATTATAGGTTACTCGATAGAATAGAAAAATGGAAGGATAAAGGGGGGGAAAACAATTGGTGGGATGGAAATTGAGGCTCCATACCACCAAGGCTTTAGGTGATGAAGTTAGCCGGTCAATGGGATTTATCCGATCCTTCGACCCGTTATCTCCATCACAATCTCAAAATCCAACTTCTCCACATGAGTTTCTACTCGAGTGACGATTACACATTAACAAAGAACAATCGATCACAAGATTGGAATAATTATTGGAGGGGATATCTCCAAATGCAGAAAGCATTAAAACTGGCATAAACAGCTCGATGTTATTGATCATCCAGATGCACCATGCAGAGGTAAACCAGTATCAACAACTTCTCAAACAGATTTTCAGAAAACATAAACCCTAAATCCCTAAGAGAGTGTTTCAGAGCAAAAGAACCAAGTCCAGCAAAGACACAAAATTTCCGCTACTTCTGAACATCAAGAATTTACGGGCTCAGCTCTAGGCCTCCATAGTCCAAGCCGGTACTTGTGGGCATACTTCAGTATCAGTTTTCTCTGCAAAAATAACCAAACACTCTTCCATGAGTTTACCCAGTACAGAAAAGGTCTGTGGTTGGAGATATAAACGAACTAGTATGGTTCGTATATTTGTCACAACATTTGCAAATTTAACATATCATCAGCTTATGAGTATGCAGGCCAGCAATTCGCtcctaatattttatttatgatgCATTTTTTACTCAAATTTACCAAAATGGGAAACCTAACGCATCAATAAAAATCACTGTGTCAAGCTTGTTAGCTATGTAGCTTGTTGAGATGGCCTTCTGTCTTTTAAGGCTTTACATGACGATAGAAGGGCCCATCTTTGCCAACTGGAGCTCAAAGTATTCGTAAACATGAAAAAGTTCATGTAGGACTGACCCCAGATCATGCAAAGATGGGGACCAGAGGGGTTTCTTGAGACCTCTATAGTACACATGTTCATGCATCCACATTCCCAACCCAAAACATGAGTCTCATTAGATATCTTAGACAAATTCTTTTCAGTTGCAAAATTACAATGATCAAGCATATTCACTTCAGCTCCGATTATGATGGTTTTGTTAACCATGTTACAGAGTGCTCGGACTGGCAGAACCAATAGTCATGAAACAGAAAGCAAAGCGAACAACATGGtgtaaatttatcatatattaaAAGACTTTGGAAAACCATTAACCATGAGCCGGGCGTAAAAGAGAACAAACAACGTGACTACTAGGACAACATCAAAATCAGGTCCGAATACATCCTAATAAGtttgaaaagacataatttTAATACTTGCCTACATAAGCAATTTTGGCAATAAGACCTTTGTTGATCAAGAGAAGTGGTAATGCAATGCAA from Salvia splendens isolate huo1 chromosome 15, SspV2, whole genome shotgun sequence encodes the following:
- the LOC121766580 gene encoding peroxiredoxin-2F, mitochondrial, producing the protein MAMAFSALLKRTSVINSAIGGFQASRAFASVAVGSDLISAASDVSLQRARSWDEGVSSKFATTPLTDIFKGKKVVIFGLPGAYTGVCSAQHVPSYNRNIDSFKMKGIDSVICVAVNDPYTINAWAEKLQAKEAIEFYGDFDGSFHKKLDLMIDLSAALLGPRSHRWSAYVDDGKIKALNIEKAPSEFDVSSGDVILQQI